Proteins encoded in a region of the Raphanus sativus cultivar WK10039 chromosome 8, ASM80110v3, whole genome shotgun sequence genome:
- the LOC108844295 gene encoding UDP-rhamnose/UDP-galactose transporter 5, whose product MAPGSKADKKATVDAAAWMFNVVTSVGIIIVNKALMATYGFSFATTLTGLHFATTTLMTLVLRCLGYIQPSHLPFTELLKFIIFANFSIVGMNVSLMWNSVGFYQIAKLSMIPVACLLEVVFDKIRYSRDTKLSIGLVLVGVGVCTVTDVSVNTKGFVAASVAVWSTALQQYYVHYLQRKYSLTSFNLLGHTAPAQAATLLIVGPFLDFWLTEKRVDMYDYNVVSLMFITLSCTIAIGTNLSQFICIGRFTAVSFQVLGHMKTILVLIMGFFFFDRDGLNLHVVLGMIIAVLGMIWYGNASSKPGGKEKKSYSLPTTRQQKHGDDSDSDEKPRLKA is encoded by the exons ATGGCTCCTGGTAGTAAAGCAGACAAGAAAGCAACGGTAGATGCTGCTGCTTGGATGTTCAATGTCGTTACTTCTGTCGGAATCATCATTGTCAATAAAGCTTTAATGGCTACGTACGGCTTTAGCTTTG CAACAACCTTGACCGGTCTACATTTCGCCACGACCACACTGATGACACTTGTTCTAAGATGTCTAGGCTACATTCAGCCTTCTCATCTTCCCTTCACAGAGCTTCTTAAGTTCATTATATTTGCAAACTTTTCGATCGTTGGGATGAACGTTAGTCTCATGTGGAACTCTGTTGGGTTTTATCAG aTTGCAAAGCTTAGCATGATTCCTGTAGCTTGCTTGTTGGAGGTAGTGTTCGATAAGATTCGTTACTCAAGAGACACCAAACTTAGCATAGGACTTGTTCTTGTGGGTGTTGGTGTTTGCACTGTTACTGATGTTAGTGTCAACACCAAAGGTTTCGTTGCTGCTTCGGTTGCTGTCTGGAGTACTGCTTTGCAACAATAC TATGTTCATTACCTTCAGCGAAAGTATTCACTTACATCATTCAACCTACTGGGTCATACTGCTCCAGCTCAAGCTGCAACGTTGTTGATAGTCGGTCCATTTCTCGACTTTTGGCTGACAGAGAAACGAGTAGACATGTACGACTACAACGTTGTCTCTCTG ATGTTTATAACCCTCTCATGCACAATAGCTATCGGGACAAACCTCAGCCAGTTCATCTGCATCGGGAGATTCACGGCGGTTTCGTTCCAAGTCCTGGGCCATATGAAGACGATCTTGGTGCTGATAAtgggcttcttcttctttgaccGGGACGGTCTAAACCTGCACGTGGTTCTCGGCATGATTATTGCAGTGCTCGGGATGATCTGGTACGGTAATGCCTCGTCTAAGCCAGGAGGTAAGGAGAAGAAAAGCTATTCTCTTCCAACGACCCGTCAACAGAAACATGGAGATGATTCGGATTCTGATGAAAAACCAAGGTTGAAAGCTTAG
- the LOC130498956 gene encoding uncharacterized protein LOC130498956: MAPRPNEWTQMQQFLEDFQENFQDNMRRTLADAIQTGVQAGVQAALAANAANAAPAAPRQRQNNNPIFEEQEDDNDLANPFGDINHPRPQPQQRQHRNDDDSRWKTGIKIDIPEFHGGSQPEELLDWFVAVEEFLEFKEVPANKQVSYASTRFRGHGASWWNQLKISRTRRGKEKVVDWDKLKKHMRKTFIPYNFERLLFQKFHNIRQGSRSVEDYATEFYQMITRVDVQDSEDQLVARFIAGLRPQLQTMLHQFDPGSVAEARQRALLVEQQSKFTSNTWTGNSRQRNNSPTDDSKTSTGLDAPTGTQGNNKPTDPGTVAGTSRPSRPNALRCFSCGERGHIQTACPTHERRGLLAKDKEIMGDPIYDEEDDQGDDSEGELLTGDTGTFLMLRRNCFAPKTSEAWQRTALFSSTCTDKGKTCRFVIDSGCSANVVSEEAVRKLSLKTEVHPHPYRLLWMQTGAEYDREVIHNGKTNTHSFMFQGRKITLLPSPDADHTIAATTTPSPPKQNLLIISKAQFEQELQDEQPLFALVSITPTPTQPVPCPPEFSPLLKEFEDIFPDELPAGLPPLRDIQHHIDLVPNAVLPNRAHYRMSPEEHEELRRQVEELLLKGVATQSRAINKITTRYRFPIPRLDDLLDQIGKASIFSKLDLKSGYHQIRIRPGDEWKTAFKTREGLFEWMTLRPFIGRLVVVYFDDILIFCTTMDEHLGHLRDVLLALRRDKLFVAKQKCEFGASEILFLGYVVSAKGLRVDPHKVDAVASWPTPKEATRAFTLIKENLTTAPILVLPDFDSPFELHCDASKLGIGAVLSQHGRPVAFYSEKLAGARSRYSTYDIEFYAIVQAIKHWRHYLAHKEFILFTDHVALKYLVTGFECFAELYRTDSFFSNILSDLDHGIRTDYSLVDGFIFKDNRLCVPDCSWRLRIIQELHGEGPVGRDRTLKLVTDSYFWPTLRRDVERFVLRCTTCQLNNGHASNAGLYLPLPIPTQP; the protein is encoded by the exons ATGGCGCCTCGTCCAAACGAATGGACACAGATGCAGCAGTTCCTGGAAGATTTTCAGGAGAATTTTCAAGATAACATGAGACGTACACTGGCGGATGCGATCCAGACAGGAGTCCAGGCTGGAGTTCAGGCCGCACTAGCAGCCAATGCAGCAAACGCCGCTCCCGCAGCTCCACGCCAACGTCAAAACAACAACCCCATCTTCGAAGAACAGGAAGACGACAACGACCTAGCCAATCCATTCGGAGATATCAATCACCCTCGTCCCCAACCTCAACAGCGTCAGCACAGGAACGATGATGATTCACGGTGGAAAACAGGGATCAAAATAGATATTCCTGAGTTTCATGGTGGTTCTCAGCCAGAAGAGTTACTTGATTGGTTTGTTGCAGTCGAAGAGTTCTTAGAATTCAAGGAGGTTCCAGCAAACAAACAAGTTTCTTATGCTTCCACTCGGTTTCGTGGTCATGGTGCCTCGTGGTGGAATCAGTTAAAGATATCACGAACACGTCGTGGTAAGGAAAAGGTTGTAGACTGGGACAAACTTAAGAAACACATGCGCAAGACGTTTATCCCTTACAACTTTGAGCGTCTCTTGTTTCAAAAGTTTCACAACATTCGACAAGGTTCTCGTTCTGTTGAAGACTACGCTACAGAGTTTTATCAGATGATCACTCGCGTGGACGTTCAAGACTCGGAAGATCAACTGGTAGCTCGCTTTATTGCAGGACTACGACCACAGTTACAAACTATGTTACATCAATTCGACCCGGGTTCTGTAGCAGAAGCACGTCAACGAGCATTACTAGTCGAGCAGCAGTCCAAGTTCACTTCGAATACATGGACAGGAAACTCGAGACAACGCAACAATTCACCTACCGACGATAGCAAAACATCTACAGGACTTGACGCACCAACGGGAACTCAAGGGAACAATAAACCTACCGATCCCGGAACAGTAGCGGGTACCTCCCGTCCCTCCCGACCTAATGCCTTGCGATGCTTCTCGTGTGGCGAAAGAGGCCACATTCAAACCGCTTGCCCGACTCATGAACGTCGAGGATTACTCGCTAAAGACAAAGAGATCATGGGCGATCCTATTtacgatgaagaagatgatcaaGGTGATGACAGTGAAGGCGAACTACTCACAGGTGACACAGGAACTTTTCTCATGTTACGAAGGAATTGCTTTGCTCCAAAAACAAGTGAAGCATGGCAACGAACAGCCTTGTTCAGCTCTACTTGCACAGACAAAGGGAAGACCTGCCGTTTTGTTATTGATTCGGGTTGCTCAGCCAACGTAGTCTCCGAAGAAGCTGTACGAAAGCTTTCTCTCAAAACAGAGGTTCACCCACACCCTTACCGTCTTCTCTGGATGCAGACAGGAGCTGAG TATGATCGTGAGGTTATCCATAATGGCAAGACGAATACACATTCGTTTATGTTTCAAGGACGTAAGATAACATTGTTACCTTCTCCAGACGCTGACCACACGATTGCAGCAACCACTACACCATCCCCGCCAAAGCAGAATTTGTTGATCATCTCTAAAGCTCAGTTCGAGCAGGAGTTGCAGGACGAACAACCATTGTTTGCTTTAGTGTCTATCACCCCGACGCCAACTCAACCAGTGCCGTGCCCGCCTGAGTTTTCTCCACTTTTAAAAGAGTTTGAAGACATCTTTCCAGACGAGTTGCCTGCCGGATTGCCTCCACTACGGGATATCCAACACCACATTGACTTGGTACCAAATGCAGTGTTGCCCAACCGTGCGCACTACCGCATGAGCCCGGAGGAACACGAGGAGCTTCGACGCCAAGTGGAGGAGTTGCTACTCAAAGGAGTTGCTACTCAAAG TCGAGCTATCAATAAGATTACGACGCGATACAGATTCCCCATCCCTCGGTTAGATGATCTTCTTGATCAGATCGGGAAAGCCTCCATCTTCTCCAAGTTggatcttaagagtgggtatCACCAGATTCGTATCCGTCCTGGGGATGAATGGAAGACCGCTTTCAAGACGCGAGAAGGTTTATTCGAATGGATG ACTCTACGCCCTTTTATTGGACGTCTTGTAGTCGTTTATTTTGATGACATCTTGATCTTTTGCACCACCATGGACGAGCATCTCGGTCATCTTCGCGACGTACTACTGGCTCTGCGACGGGATAAGTTGTTCGTAGCAAAACAGAAGTGCGAGTTCGGAGCATCTGAAATTCTCTTCTTAGGCTATGTCGTTTCCGCTAAAGGTCTTCGTGTCGATCCCCACAAAGTTGATGCAGTTGCTTCTTGGCCTACTCCAA AAGAAGCCACCCGTGCGTTTACTCTTATCAAAGAGAATCTCACGACGGCTCCTATCTTGGTCTTACCAGATTTTGACTCACCATTTGAGCTTCATTGTGATGCTTCAAAGCTCGGCATCGGCGCAGTCTTGAGTCAACACGGTCGTCCGGTTGCGTTCTATAGCGAGAAGTTGGCTGGTGCTCGCAGTCGTTATAGTACTTATGACATTGAGTTCTATGCAATCGTGCAGGCTATTAAACATTGGCGTCATTACCTAGCGCACAAGGAGTTTATTTTGTTCACTGATCACGTGGCCTTGAAGTACTTAG TCACAGGGTTTGAGTGCTTTGCGGAGCTTTACCGGACGGATTCCTTCTTCTCCAACATCTTATCGGACCTTGACCACGGCATACGTACTGACTACTCATTGGTCGATGGCTTCATCTTTAAAGACAATCGTTTGTGTGTACCAGATTGTAGCTGGCGGTTGCGGATCATTCAGGAACTACACGGGGAGGGTCCTGTTGGAAGGGATCGAACACTTAAGCTCGTGACAGATTCTTATTTTTGGCCTACTCTTCGCAGAGACGTGGAACGCTTTGTCCTTCGGTGCACGACTTGTCAACTCAACAACGGCCACGCCTCTAATGCAGGGCTTTATCTTCCTTTGCCAATTCCGACGCAACCTTGA
- the LOC108844296 gene encoding 40S ribosomal protein S18 — translation MSLVANEEFQHILRVLNTNVDGKQKIMFALTSIKGIGRRLANIVCKKADVDMNKRAGELSAAEIDNLMTIVANPKQYKIPDWFLNRQKDYKDGKYSQVVSNALDMKLRDDLERLKKIRNHRGLRHYWGLRVRGQHTKTTGRRGKTVGVSKKR, via the exons ATG TCTCTGGTCGCGAACGAGGAGTTTCAGCACATTCTCCGTGTGCTTAACACAAATGTCGATGGAAAGCAGAAGATCATGTTCGCCCTTACCTCAATCAAGGGTATTGGCAGGCGTTTGGCTAACATCGTCTGCAAGAAAGCTGATGTCGACATGAACAAGAG GGCTGGTGAGTTGTCTGCAGCTGAGATCGACAACCTGATGACGATTGTTGCTAACCCGAAGCAGTACAAGATCCCAGACTGGTTCCTGAACAGGCAGAAGGACTACAAGGACGGGAAGTACTCCCAAGTTGTCTCCAATGCCCTTGACATGAAGCTCAGGGACGATCTCGAGCGTCTCAAGAAAATCAG AAACCACCGTGGGCTGAGACACTACTGGGGTCTTCGTGTCCGTGGACAGCACACCAAGACAACTGGGCGCAGAGGAAAGACTGTTGGTGTCTCGAAGAAGCGTTAA